One Tachysurus fulvidraco isolate hzauxx_2018 chromosome 2, HZAU_PFXX_2.0, whole genome shotgun sequence DNA segment encodes these proteins:
- the ptprc gene encoding receptor-type tyrosine-protein phosphatase C isoform X9 translates to MAKVPGLMFVLLVLAGLVICQTPVIAQPSDTTQETKTSQTPDIQGAGSPDQDKVSGSPANTSSTKPETNQNTETKVTVPITVSGSPALTSSTQHQTNPTTQTGGAVNTSVSGLPTLTPSTQHQTNVTISDTDEGAGKENPNADIQGAGSPDQDKVSGSPANTSSTKPETNQNTETKDIQGAGSPDQDKVSGSPANTSSTKPETNQNTETKVTVPITVSGSPALTSSTQHQTNPTTQTGDIQGAGSPDQDKVSGSPANTSSTKPETNQNTETKVTVPITVSGSPALTSSTQHQTNPTTQTGGAVNTSVSGLPTLTPSTQHQTNTTIQKEGAVNTSVSGLPTLTPSTQHQTNVTTKTGVTVPITVSGSPALTSSTQHQTNPTTQTGGAVNTSVSGLPTLTPSTQHQTNTTIQKEGAVNTSVSGLPTLTPSTQHQTNVTTKTGVVITVPVSPASTNSSQHQTNTNITTEGTLPSTSGSPTSTNSTQNQTNTTINTEDNSTTILHSSTQQQPISSTAMATTAVSNTSDLHSTTQQPISSTAMATTDNQTQSTSVPLTSSPTDTTSPTLTNNATTVKPLPCKYNYSFNDEWKVGFNINDVKGIYNITLNNVMLDNTRTIPVQREMKKYQISFTSLKPCQKYAVSFTPSCTPSKEKYSHLETRTLVDSDVSFTLKNDQVCFKTVWNLTFEKECITVTKDNSCSNSKLNFKEDVCNKTYVPFQLPPVKPVFNITNKFPNEFNWINKPKQCPNNLTYSCNDTIVKASELKPFIDYTCKGTYNFGNRPITSNLTKVKIECYIGNVTIVEKTASSIKARWDLSSTNCPNITKDITLEASCTNNTSKKVKMNCSGDYCEIKDLEAFTTYNCTFNAKYNYRKFLTVPKIERTLSTKPELNCNSPELTSHNSYKITCSIISWHGDRGEVKAELFIDGQGKNVKQAILTLTESKYSYEFKDLYYLTHYKVQVTAINGNGNKTEREFVHFDTKYNDKAVLGFLSFLIIVTSIALLFVLYKIYLLKREKSSRNEQEMDDLLPSNALLRVEPINADDLLDAYKKKRADEGRLFMEEFQSIPRIFSNFSVREAKKSENHPKNRYVDILPYDYNRVCLSHGGTDDYINGSFIEGYKETNKYIAAQGPKEETIGDFWTMIWEQKTSIIVMVTRCEEGNKNKCAQYWPSMERETEIFDDLVVKIKGEEKCPDYIIRHLTLMNRKEKSAEREVTHIQFTSWPDHGVPSDPGLLLKLRRRVNSFKNFFSGPIVIHCSAGVGRTGTYICIDAMIESLEAEGRVDIYGYVVKLRRQRCLMVQVEAQYVLIHTALIEYSQFGETEMALSSFHSEVSTLRQKEGSEPSLMELEFQKLPKFKTYRSANTARTEENKNKNRSSIIPYDFNRVPIKVDDEVSHDSDADDEQDYSSDEEDEVPTKYINASYLDGYWMPSSFIVAQGPMEDTVADFLHMLYQKQVQTVFMLSNCTENDKEFCTQYWHDEKKTFEEMVVEVKETENTPTYIRRCLEIQHTKRKDSHTLQQYQFLKWAGQELPDNPLDLVDMMRSVRQSGDNNNKNKNLPILAHCNDGSSRSGIFCALWKLLDSADTEKLVDIFQVAKDMRKARMGMLTSFEQYNFLYAALEVAYPVQNGEVKKPSEAPADTVQVINESTALISPSTGTDTEESTKEGTGSVSPEEGATEASTEPEKSLSESTPNGPTATAEAESV, encoded by the exons ATATCCAAGGAGCTGGCAGTCCAGACCAAGATAAAG TGTCAGGCTCACCCGCAAACACCAGCTCAACTAAAccagaaacaaaccaaaacacgGAGACAAAAG ATATCCAAGGAGCTGGCAGTCCAGACCAAGATAAAG TGTCAGGCTCACCCGCAAACACCAGCTCAACTAAAccagaaacaaaccaaaacacgGAGACAAAAG TTACAGTCCCAATCACAGTGTCAGGCTCACCCGCACTCACCTCCTCAACTCAACACCAAACAAACCCAACCACACAGACAGGAG ATATCCAAGGAGCTGGCAGTCCAGACCAAGATAAAG TGTCAGGCTCACCCGCAAACACCAGCTCAACTAAAccagaaacaaaccaaaacacgGAGACAAAAG TTACAGTCCCAATCACAGTGTCAGGCTCACCCGCACTCACCTCCTCAACTCAACACCAAACAAACCCAACCACACAGACAGGAG GTGCAGTAAACACCAGTGTGTCAGGCTTACCCACACTCACCCCCTCAACtcaacaccaaacaaacacaaccatACAGAAAGAAG GTGCAGTAAACACCAGTGTGTCAGGCTTACCCACACTCACCCCCTCAACTCAACACCAAACAAACGTAACCACAAAGACAGGAG TTACAGTCCCAATCACAGTGTCAGGCTCACCCGCACTCACCTCCTCAACTCAACACCAAACAAACCCAACCACACAGACAGGAG GTGCAGTAAACACCAGTGTGTCAGGCTTACCCACACTCACCCCCTCAACtcaacaccaaacaaacacaaccatACAGAAAGAAG GTGCAGTAAACACCAGTGTGTCAGGCTTACCCACACTCACCCCCTCAACTCAACACCAAACAAACGTAACCACAAAGACAGGAG TCGTTATCACAGTGCCAGTCTCACCCGCAAGCACCAACTCATCtcaacaccaaacaaacacaaacataacaacAGAAG GTACACTCCCAAGCACATCAGGCTCACCCACAAGCACCAACTCAACTCAAAACCAAACTAACACAACCATAAATACAGAAG ACAATAGCACAACAATCTTGCACTCAAGCACGCAACAACAACCAATTTCAAGCACAGCCATGGCTACAACAG CAGTCAGTAACACATCAGACTTGCACTCAACCACGCAACAACCAATTTCAAGCACAGCCATGGCTACAACAG ACAACCAAACCCAAAGCACCTCTGTCCCACTCACATCCTCACCCACGGACACAACCTCACCCACACTCACGAACAACGCAACAACAG tgaAACCCTTACCGT GCAAATACAACTACAGCTTCAACGATGAATGGAAAGTGGGATTTAACATAAATGATGTTAAAGGCATTTACAACATTACGCTGAACAACGTTATGTTGGACAacaccagaacaatcccagtgCAACGTGAAATGAAGAAATACCAAATATCATTTACATCACTAAAGCCTTGCCAAAAATATGCTGTCAGTTTTACTCCCTCCTGTACTCCcagtaaagaaaaatacagtcATCTGGAAACAAGAACATTGG TTGACTCAGATGTAAGTTTCACACTGAAGAATGATCAAGTGTGTTTCAAGACCGTGTGGAATTTGACTTTTGAAAAAGAATGTATAACCGTCACTAAGGATAACTCCTGCAGCAATAGTAAACTGAACTTTAAAGAAGACGTCTGTAATAAAACCTATGTACCTTTCCAACTTCCCCCAG TAAAGCctgtttttaatattacaaaCAAGTTCCCAAATGAATTTAATTGGATTAATAAGCCTAAACAATGCCCAAACAACCTCACATACTCCTGCAATG ACACAATCGTTAAAGCCTCAGAGTTGAAACCTTTTATAGATTATACATGCAAGGGGACATATAATTTCGGAAACAGACCAATCACTAGCAACCTCACGAAAGTTAAGATTGAATGCT ATATTGGTAATGTCACTATTGTCGAAAAAACGGCAAGCAGCATCAAGGCAAGATGGGATTTAAGCAGCACAAACTGCCCAAACATTACCAAGGATATCACTTTGGAAGCGAGCTGCACCAATAACACATCCAAAAAAGTCAAAA tgaACTGTTCTGGGGACTACTGTGAAATTAAGGATTTGGAAGCCTTTACTACATATAACTGCACTTTTAATGCAAAGTACAATTATAGAAAATTCCTCACTGTTCCCAAAATTGAGAGGACCTTATCTACAA AACCCGAATTAAATTGCAATTCACCTGAGCTTACTTCTCATAATTCGTACAAAATTACATGTAGTATTATAAGTTGGCACGGGGACAGGGGAGAAGTCAAAGCAGAGCTCTTCATAGATGGTCAAGGGAAGAACGTAAAGCAGGCAATTTTGACTTTAACTGAAAGCAAATATTCATATGAATTCAAAGACCTCTACTACTTAACACACTATAAAGTGCAG GTCACTGCCATAAATGGTAACGGGAATAAAACTGAGAGGGAGTTTGTGCATTTTGATACTAAAT ACAATGACAAAGCTGTTCTTGGATTCCTGAGCTTTCTCATTATTGTCACGTCTATCGCGCTCCTGTTTGTCCTGTACAAGATCTACCTTTTAAAGAGGGAAAAGTCAAG CAGGAATGAACAGGAAATGGATGACCTTCTTCCATCAA ATGCGCTGCTTAGAGTGGAACCCATAAATGCTGATGACCTGCTCGATGCGTACAAGAAGAAGAGGGCTGATGAAGGACGTCTGTTCATGGAAGAATTTCAG AGCATTCCACGTATTTTCTCCAATTTCTCAGTCAGAGAGgccaaaaaatcagaaaaccaTCCAAAGAATCGCTACGTTGACATTCTTCCCT ATGACTACAATcgcgtctgtctctctcacggAGGAACAGATGACTACATCAACGGCAGTTTCATTGAG ggTTACAAGGAAACCAATAAATACATCGCAGCCCAAG gaCCCAAGGAAGAGACGATAGGAGATTTCTGGACGATGATCTGGGAGCAGAAGACTTCCATTATTGTCATGGTAACCCGTTGTGAAGAAGGAAACAAG AACAAATGTGCTCAGTATTGGCCATCgatggagagagaaacagagatttTTGATGATTTGGTTGTGAAAATCAAGGGAGAGGAAAAATGCCCGGATTACATAATCCGCCACCTGACCCTGATGAAC CGTAAAGAGAAGTCAGCAGAACGTGAAGTGACTCACATCCAGTTCACAAGCTGGCCCGACCATGGCGTCCCATCTGATCCCGGCCTGCTCCTTAAACTTCGCCGCAGGGTCAACTCCTTCAAAAACTTCTTCAGTGGACCGATTGTCATTCACTGCAG TGCCGGAGTTGGACGCACAGGGACCTATATCTGTATCGATGCCATGATTGAGAGTCTGGAGGCAGAAGGACGTGTGGACATTTATGGATATGTGGTCAAACTTCGCCGTCAAAGATGCCTCATGGTCCAAGTGGAG GCCCAGTATGTGCTCATCCACACGGCGCTGATCGAATACAGTCAGTTTGGCGAGACGGAAATGGCGCTCTCGAGTTTCCACTCGGAGGTCAGCACACTCAGACAGAAGGAGGGAAGTGAACCGTCTTTAATGGAGTTGGAGTTTCAG AAACTTCCAAAATTCAAAACCTACAGGTCGGCCAACACGGCACGCACCGAGgagaacaagaacaaaaaccGCTCGTCTATCATTCCAT ACGACTTTAACAGAGTCCCAATTAAAGTGGACGATGAAGTCAGCCATGACAGTGATGCTGACGATGAGCAGGATTATTCCTcagatgaggaagatgaagtCCCCACCAAATACATCAACGCCTCCTATTTGGAT GGATACTGGATGCCGAGTAGCTTCATTGTGGCACAGGGACCCATGGAGGATACGGTTGCTGACTTTCTGCACATGCTGTATCAGAAGCAGGTTCAAACTGTCTTCATGCTCTCGAATTGCACTGAGAATGACAAG GAGTTCTGCACCCAGTATTGGCATGATGAGAAGAAAACATTTGAGGAGATGGTGGTGGAGGTTAAAGAGACTGAAAACACCCCTACATACATCAGACGGTGCCTAGAAATACAGCACACCAAG AGGAAAGACAGCCACACACTGCAGCAGTACCAGTTCCTGAAATGGGCGGGTCAGGAGCTTCCAGACAACCCTCTCGATTTGGTTGACATGATGAGGAGTGTCAGACAGAGcggtgacaacaacaacaaaaacaagaatttGCCCATTCTGGCACACTGCAA TGATGGCTCCTCACGTTCTGGAATATTCTGCGCCTTGTGGAAGCTTCTGGACAGTGCGGACACAGAGAAACTGGTGGACATCTTCCAGGTGGCCAAGGACATGCGCAAGGCTCGCATGGGCATGCTCACCAGCTTT GAGCAGTACAATTTCCTGTATGCTGCCCTGGAGGTTGCGTATCCGGTGCAGAACGGTGAGGTGAAGAAGCCCAGCGAAGCCCCTGCTGACACTGTGCAGGTTATTAACGAATCCACAGCACTGATCAGTCCCAGCACAGGCACCGACACCGAAGAGAGTACCAAGGAAGGTACCGGCTCAGTATCGCCTGAAGAGGGAGCCACTGAGGCCAGCACAGAGCCAGAGAAAAGCCTTAGTGAGAGCACCCCTAACGGTCCGACTGCTACAGCAGAGGCCGAATCTGTTTAA
- the ptprc gene encoding receptor-type tyrosine-protein phosphatase C isoform X50, which yields MAKVPGLMFVLLVLAGLVICQTPVIAQPSDTTQETKTSQTPDIQGAGSPDQDKVSGSPANTSSTKPETNQNTETKVTVPITVSGSPALTSSTQHQTNPTTQTGGAVNTSVSGLPTLTPSTQHQTNVTISDTDEGAGKENPNADIQGAGSPDQDKVSGSPANTSSTKPETNQNTETKDIQGAGSPDQDKVSGSPANTSSTKPETNQNTETKVTVPITVSGSPALTSSTQHQTNPTTQTGDIQGAGSPDQDKDNSTTILHSSTQQQPISSTAMATTAVSNTSDLHSTTQQPISSTAMATTDNQTQSTSVPLTSSPTDTTSPTLTNNATTVKPLPCKYNYSFNDEWKVGFNINDVKGIYNITLNNVMLDNTRTIPVQREMKKYQISFTSLKPCQKYAVSFTPSCTPSKEKYSHLETRTLVDSDVSFTLKNDQVCFKTVWNLTFEKECITVTKDNSCSNSKLNFKEDVCNKTYVPFQLPPVKPVFNITNKFPNEFNWINKPKQCPNNLTYSCNDTIVKASELKPFIDYTCKGTYNFGNRPITSNLTKVKIECYIGNVTIVEKTASSIKARWDLSSTNCPNITKDITLEASCTNNTSKKVKMNCSGDYCEIKDLEAFTTYNCTFNAKYNYRKFLTVPKIERTLSTKPELNCNSPELTSHNSYKITCSIISWHGDRGEVKAELFIDGQGKNVKQAILTLTESKYSYEFKDLYYLTHYKVQVTAINGNGNKTEREFVHFDTKYNDKAVLGFLSFLIIVTSIALLFVLYKIYLLKREKSSRNEQEMDDLLPSNALLRVEPINADDLLDAYKKKRADEGRLFMEEFQSIPRIFSNFSVREAKKSENHPKNRYVDILPYDYNRVCLSHGGTDDYINGSFIEGYKETNKYIAAQGPKEETIGDFWTMIWEQKTSIIVMVTRCEEGNKNKCAQYWPSMERETEIFDDLVVKIKGEEKCPDYIIRHLTLMNRKEKSAEREVTHIQFTSWPDHGVPSDPGLLLKLRRRVNSFKNFFSGPIVIHCSAGVGRTGTYICIDAMIESLEAEGRVDIYGYVVKLRRQRCLMVQVEAQYVLIHTALIEYSQFGETEMALSSFHSEVSTLRQKEGSEPSLMELEFQKLPKFKTYRSANTARTEENKNKNRSSIIPYDFNRVPIKVDDEVSHDSDADDEQDYSSDEEDEVPTKYINASYLDGYWMPSSFIVAQGPMEDTVADFLHMLYQKQVQTVFMLSNCTENDKEFCTQYWHDEKKTFEEMVVEVKETENTPTYIRRCLEIQHTKRKDSHTLQQYQFLKWAGQELPDNPLDLVDMMRSVRQSGDNNNKNKNLPILAHCNDGSSRSGIFCALWKLLDSADTEKLVDIFQVAKDMRKARMGMLTSFEQYNFLYAALEVAYPVQNGEVKKPSEAPADTVQVINESTALISPSTGTDTEESTKEGTGSVSPEEGATEASTEPEKSLSESTPNGPTATAEAESV from the exons ATATCCAAGGAGCTGGCAGTCCAGACCAAGATAAAG TGTCAGGCTCACCCGCAAACACCAGCTCAACTAAAccagaaacaaaccaaaacacgGAGACAAAAG ATATCCAAGGAGCTGGCAGTCCAGACCAAGATAAAG TGTCAGGCTCACCCGCAAACACCAGCTCAACTAAAccagaaacaaaccaaaacacgGAGACAAAAG TTACAGTCCCAATCACAGTGTCAGGCTCACCCGCACTCACCTCCTCAACTCAACACCAAACAAACCCAACCACACAGACAGGAG ATATCCAAGGAGCTGGCAGTCCAGACCAAGATAAAG ACAATAGCACAACAATCTTGCACTCAAGCACGCAACAACAACCAATTTCAAGCACAGCCATGGCTACAACAG CAGTCAGTAACACATCAGACTTGCACTCAACCACGCAACAACCAATTTCAAGCACAGCCATGGCTACAACAG ACAACCAAACCCAAAGCACCTCTGTCCCACTCACATCCTCACCCACGGACACAACCTCACCCACACTCACGAACAACGCAACAACAG tgaAACCCTTACCGT GCAAATACAACTACAGCTTCAACGATGAATGGAAAGTGGGATTTAACATAAATGATGTTAAAGGCATTTACAACATTACGCTGAACAACGTTATGTTGGACAacaccagaacaatcccagtgCAACGTGAAATGAAGAAATACCAAATATCATTTACATCACTAAAGCCTTGCCAAAAATATGCTGTCAGTTTTACTCCCTCCTGTACTCCcagtaaagaaaaatacagtcATCTGGAAACAAGAACATTGG TTGACTCAGATGTAAGTTTCACACTGAAGAATGATCAAGTGTGTTTCAAGACCGTGTGGAATTTGACTTTTGAAAAAGAATGTATAACCGTCACTAAGGATAACTCCTGCAGCAATAGTAAACTGAACTTTAAAGAAGACGTCTGTAATAAAACCTATGTACCTTTCCAACTTCCCCCAG TAAAGCctgtttttaatattacaaaCAAGTTCCCAAATGAATTTAATTGGATTAATAAGCCTAAACAATGCCCAAACAACCTCACATACTCCTGCAATG ACACAATCGTTAAAGCCTCAGAGTTGAAACCTTTTATAGATTATACATGCAAGGGGACATATAATTTCGGAAACAGACCAATCACTAGCAACCTCACGAAAGTTAAGATTGAATGCT ATATTGGTAATGTCACTATTGTCGAAAAAACGGCAAGCAGCATCAAGGCAAGATGGGATTTAAGCAGCACAAACTGCCCAAACATTACCAAGGATATCACTTTGGAAGCGAGCTGCACCAATAACACATCCAAAAAAGTCAAAA tgaACTGTTCTGGGGACTACTGTGAAATTAAGGATTTGGAAGCCTTTACTACATATAACTGCACTTTTAATGCAAAGTACAATTATAGAAAATTCCTCACTGTTCCCAAAATTGAGAGGACCTTATCTACAA AACCCGAATTAAATTGCAATTCACCTGAGCTTACTTCTCATAATTCGTACAAAATTACATGTAGTATTATAAGTTGGCACGGGGACAGGGGAGAAGTCAAAGCAGAGCTCTTCATAGATGGTCAAGGGAAGAACGTAAAGCAGGCAATTTTGACTTTAACTGAAAGCAAATATTCATATGAATTCAAAGACCTCTACTACTTAACACACTATAAAGTGCAG GTCACTGCCATAAATGGTAACGGGAATAAAACTGAGAGGGAGTTTGTGCATTTTGATACTAAAT ACAATGACAAAGCTGTTCTTGGATTCCTGAGCTTTCTCATTATTGTCACGTCTATCGCGCTCCTGTTTGTCCTGTACAAGATCTACCTTTTAAAGAGGGAAAAGTCAAG CAGGAATGAACAGGAAATGGATGACCTTCTTCCATCAA ATGCGCTGCTTAGAGTGGAACCCATAAATGCTGATGACCTGCTCGATGCGTACAAGAAGAAGAGGGCTGATGAAGGACGTCTGTTCATGGAAGAATTTCAG AGCATTCCACGTATTTTCTCCAATTTCTCAGTCAGAGAGgccaaaaaatcagaaaaccaTCCAAAGAATCGCTACGTTGACATTCTTCCCT ATGACTACAATcgcgtctgtctctctcacggAGGAACAGATGACTACATCAACGGCAGTTTCATTGAG ggTTACAAGGAAACCAATAAATACATCGCAGCCCAAG gaCCCAAGGAAGAGACGATAGGAGATTTCTGGACGATGATCTGGGAGCAGAAGACTTCCATTATTGTCATGGTAACCCGTTGTGAAGAAGGAAACAAG AACAAATGTGCTCAGTATTGGCCATCgatggagagagaaacagagatttTTGATGATTTGGTTGTGAAAATCAAGGGAGAGGAAAAATGCCCGGATTACATAATCCGCCACCTGACCCTGATGAAC CGTAAAGAGAAGTCAGCAGAACGTGAAGTGACTCACATCCAGTTCACAAGCTGGCCCGACCATGGCGTCCCATCTGATCCCGGCCTGCTCCTTAAACTTCGCCGCAGGGTCAACTCCTTCAAAAACTTCTTCAGTGGACCGATTGTCATTCACTGCAG TGCCGGAGTTGGACGCACAGGGACCTATATCTGTATCGATGCCATGATTGAGAGTCTGGAGGCAGAAGGACGTGTGGACATTTATGGATATGTGGTCAAACTTCGCCGTCAAAGATGCCTCATGGTCCAAGTGGAG GCCCAGTATGTGCTCATCCACACGGCGCTGATCGAATACAGTCAGTTTGGCGAGACGGAAATGGCGCTCTCGAGTTTCCACTCGGAGGTCAGCACACTCAGACAGAAGGAGGGAAGTGAACCGTCTTTAATGGAGTTGGAGTTTCAG AAACTTCCAAAATTCAAAACCTACAGGTCGGCCAACACGGCACGCACCGAGgagaacaagaacaaaaaccGCTCGTCTATCATTCCAT ACGACTTTAACAGAGTCCCAATTAAAGTGGACGATGAAGTCAGCCATGACAGTGATGCTGACGATGAGCAGGATTATTCCTcagatgaggaagatgaagtCCCCACCAAATACATCAACGCCTCCTATTTGGAT GGATACTGGATGCCGAGTAGCTTCATTGTGGCACAGGGACCCATGGAGGATACGGTTGCTGACTTTCTGCACATGCTGTATCAGAAGCAGGTTCAAACTGTCTTCATGCTCTCGAATTGCACTGAGAATGACAAG GAGTTCTGCACCCAGTATTGGCATGATGAGAAGAAAACATTTGAGGAGATGGTGGTGGAGGTTAAAGAGACTGAAAACACCCCTACATACATCAGACGGTGCCTAGAAATACAGCACACCAAG AGGAAAGACAGCCACACACTGCAGCAGTACCAGTTCCTGAAATGGGCGGGTCAGGAGCTTCCAGACAACCCTCTCGATTTGGTTGACATGATGAGGAGTGTCAGACAGAGcggtgacaacaacaacaaaaacaagaatttGCCCATTCTGGCACACTGCAA TGATGGCTCCTCACGTTCTGGAATATTCTGCGCCTTGTGGAAGCTTCTGGACAGTGCGGACACAGAGAAACTGGTGGACATCTTCCAGGTGGCCAAGGACATGCGCAAGGCTCGCATGGGCATGCTCACCAGCTTT GAGCAGTACAATTTCCTGTATGCTGCCCTGGAGGTTGCGTATCCGGTGCAGAACGGTGAGGTGAAGAAGCCCAGCGAAGCCCCTGCTGACACTGTGCAGGTTATTAACGAATCCACAGCACTGATCAGTCCCAGCACAGGCACCGACACCGAAGAGAGTACCAAGGAAGGTACCGGCTCAGTATCGCCTGAAGAGGGAGCCACTGAGGCCAGCACAGAGCCAGAGAAAAGCCTTAGTGAGAGCACCCCTAACGGTCCGACTGCTACAGCAGAGGCCGAATCTGTTTAA